In Halobacillus amylolyticus, the following proteins share a genomic window:
- a CDS encoding NAD(P)/FAD-dependent oxidoreductase, with amino-acid sequence MEEYVDVVIVGARVAGSSLAILLGEIGKRVLLIDKASFPSDTLSTHHMSHVHYLAKLGVLEEVEAKGLRKINRMRTYIGDSFVEGPRDSYTIIPRRSHLDHVLLSKACSYDRVEFLSGWSVRELFYDKDQVSGVEAVDSRGETKTIHASLVVGADGKHSNIAEWVQAGKYGAHSPLRPVFYGYYHGIEPLIEPTTEIFLNEGRIGFLFPMEPGVECLGLEVHPEEFKEFAKNPAKFEETYQTFYGMERRLKHASLQGKIIGTPGVPNFFREPSGKGWILIGDAAHSKDPSTGLGINDAFMQSFLLAEAMQKYEEGTPWKEVMAEFKVKRDDRLMPGYRLTLDYIQSMRSWSKNEEALFQSMAANPMVWNKIIPHLPDLLKEHSADVPELYGSVEGEAKNFGLGKE; translated from the coding sequence ATGGAAGAATATGTGGATGTTGTGATTGTAGGAGCGAGAGTGGCAGGATCAAGTCTGGCGATCTTACTTGGAGAAATAGGGAAGCGGGTGCTGCTGATTGATAAGGCATCTTTTCCGAGTGATACACTATCTACACACCATATGTCACATGTCCATTACCTTGCGAAACTGGGTGTATTGGAAGAGGTCGAAGCAAAGGGGTTGCGGAAAATTAATAGAATGCGTACATATATTGGTGATAGTTTTGTAGAGGGCCCGAGAGATTCCTATACGATTATTCCAAGACGCAGTCATTTAGATCACGTTCTTCTGTCCAAAGCCTGCAGTTATGATAGGGTCGAGTTCTTATCAGGATGGTCTGTAAGAGAACTGTTTTATGATAAAGACCAAGTAAGCGGAGTTGAAGCGGTCGATAGCAGAGGGGAAACCAAGACGATCCATGCTTCGCTTGTGGTGGGGGCTGATGGAAAGCATTCAAATATTGCTGAGTGGGTTCAGGCAGGAAAATACGGGGCACATTCCCCGCTTCGCCCCGTATTCTACGGTTATTATCACGGGATAGAGCCGTTAATCGAACCGACGACAGAGATCTTCCTTAATGAAGGCCGAATCGGCTTCCTATTTCCGATGGAACCTGGGGTCGAATGTTTAGGTCTTGAAGTACATCCAGAAGAATTTAAGGAATTTGCTAAAAACCCAGCAAAGTTTGAGGAAACCTACCAAACATTTTATGGGATGGAGCGACGGTTAAAGCACGCGTCACTCCAAGGGAAGATTATTGGCACGCCAGGTGTGCCGAATTTCTTCCGTGAGCCTTCAGGAAAAGGATGGATCCTAATTGGCGATGCGGCCCATAGTAAAGATCCGAGCACGGGACTTGGTATCAATGATGCCTTCATGCAATCCTTTTTGTTAGCTGAGGCGATGCAGAAGTATGAAGAGGGAACACCCTGGAAAGAAGTCATGGCTGAATTTAAGGTGAAACGAGATGACCGGCTTATGCCTGGCTACCGCCTGACCCTTGATTACATTCAGTCAATGAGATCATGGTCTAAAAACGAAGAAGCCCTCTTTCAGTCGATGGCGGCCAATCCGATGGTATGGAATAAAATTATCCCCCATCTTCCTGATTTGTTAAAGGAGCATTCTGCAGATGTTCCAGAACTTTATGGGTCTGTGGAAGGGGAAGCGAAGAACTTTGGCTTAGGGAAGGAGTAA
- a CDS encoding TetR/AcrR family transcriptional regulator: protein MEDKSIFIIEQAIKLFAKKGFSATSVQEIANECGISKGAFYLHFKSKDALLLDIFYHYSRQIQVKTDEIQAKDLNPREKFIKNLSVTFKEIIEHREFIIMQIREQAIPFNDDIEKFLQHMRFNSYHFYKKNLMDIYGKDIKECVWEITLLLQGVFKTYIDLIIIENVKFDIENLCEGMLKRVDFLVEGFNRSNDQPVITEKIMSEIIPRDYYSQQLDQIVEGLQERQTSSPKDIKDTIAVILEELKSSEPRLAVIKGMLTNLEEEHDFQQVVGQIRSFFQI, encoded by the coding sequence ATGGAAGATAAAAGTATATTCATCATCGAACAGGCAATTAAACTTTTTGCTAAAAAGGGCTTTAGTGCAACCTCTGTCCAGGAGATCGCCAATGAATGCGGCATATCCAAAGGAGCATTTTATTTACACTTTAAGTCGAAGGACGCCCTTTTATTAGACATTTTTTACCATTACTCCAGACAAATTCAGGTGAAAACAGATGAAATTCAAGCTAAGGATTTGAATCCGCGGGAGAAGTTTATTAAAAACCTTTCCGTCACATTTAAAGAAATCATCGAACATCGTGAATTTATTATTATGCAAATACGCGAGCAGGCGATTCCGTTTAATGATGATATTGAAAAATTCCTGCAGCATATGAGATTTAACTCCTATCATTTTTATAAAAAAAACCTTATGGATATCTATGGGAAGGACATAAAAGAGTGTGTATGGGAAATTACGCTTCTTCTTCAGGGGGTATTTAAAACGTATATCGATTTGATCATTATTGAGAATGTTAAATTTGATATTGAAAACCTTTGCGAAGGGATGCTAAAGCGAGTTGACTTTCTAGTAGAGGGATTCAACCGCAGTAATGACCAACCAGTCATCACAGAAAAAATCATGAGTGAAATTATTCCAAGGGACTACTATTCTCAACAATTAGATCAAATTGTAGAAGGTTTGCAAGAAAGACAGACATCCTCTCCAAAGGATATTAAAGACACGATTGCGGTGATTCTTGAAGAACTTAAAAGTTCCGAACCTCGTCTTGCTGTCATTAAAGGTATGCTGACAAACCTTGAAGAAGAACATGACTTTCAGCAAGTCGTTGGACAAATTCGTTCTTTTTTCCAAATCTAA
- a CDS encoding efflux RND transporter permease subunit, producing MKQIINFSMNNKFAVWLMTIIITIAGLYSGLNMKLETIPDIEPPIITVSTVYPGATPEEVAENISEPLEQQVANLSGLKTVSSTSYQNASTLTLEYGFDKNLDEAEDELKDAVGQVNLPDSAQDPTVSRLNFSAFPVVSLSVINKEQSLDELTTTVEDQVVPSLEGIEGVADVQVSGQQVQEVQIDFDEAALEERGMNVETVQNLIKGSDVSIPLGLYTFEDTQKSVVIDGELTTVEDLRNLEIPAIPTSQGSAAPQGQPSSQGEAPEQGQASGGTMTAEQAAEAGIPTVQLQELAEIEVVGQAESISRTNGEDSISLQIVKSQEANTVDVVNSVKEQTAELKEELAGTEFIYSFDQGEPIEESVSTMLNKALFGGLFAVIVILLFLRNFRTTVISVISIPLSLLIAVLILKQMDITLNIMTLGAMTVAIGRVVDDSIVVVENIYRRMSLSDEKLRGKDLVRSATREMFMPILSSTIVTIAVFLPLGLVEGTVGQIFLPFALTVVFALLASLLVAITIVPMMSHSLLKQGKMKKVDHDHKDGRLVRVYRALLNSTLNHKIISSMIALVILVGSVALVPLVGVSFLPAQEQKMIIATYSPEPGQTLEDVENTAIDAQEYFEGREGAETIQYSVGGENPMSPGASNQAVFFVEYDSETENFSSESQMVIDHLQESTEKGEWSSQDFSSTGSSSSLELLVYGDSIDEIEPVVEDVQNVLSKQENLTGIDSSLSESYEEYTLVADHGKLSELGLTAGQLGMELSQNGEQPVLTTIKQDGEELNVYVEVEKDNYAGINDITDQELQTPTGQSVAISEVVEVEEGTTADTITKKNERVYASVSAKITTDDIGAVSADVQSEIDDLELPPGMEVTMGGVAEDIQESFTQLGLAMLAAIAIVYLVLVIFFGGAMAPLAILFSLPFTIIGAVLGLLISGETISISAMIGALMLIGIVVTNAIVLIDRVIHREKEGYTTREALVDAGMTRLRPILMTALATIGALLPLALGLEGGSIISKGLGVTVIGGLTSSTLLTLLIVPLAYEVLSKFRKKKKVKA from the coding sequence GTGAAGCAAATTATAAATTTTTCTATGAACAACAAGTTTGCAGTTTGGTTAATGACTATTATTATAACCATAGCAGGTTTATATTCAGGTTTAAATATGAAACTAGAAACAATTCCAGATATCGAACCGCCGATTATTACGGTATCTACCGTTTATCCAGGAGCCACACCTGAAGAAGTGGCTGAGAATATATCGGAACCCTTAGAACAACAGGTGGCTAATTTAAGTGGATTGAAAACGGTCAGTTCTACATCTTATCAAAATGCTTCTACACTTACGCTGGAATATGGATTTGATAAAAACTTGGATGAGGCAGAAGATGAGTTGAAGGACGCAGTTGGCCAGGTTAATTTACCGGATTCTGCCCAGGATCCTACTGTCAGCCGGTTGAACTTTAGTGCTTTTCCTGTTGTCAGTTTAAGTGTGATCAATAAAGAGCAATCCTTAGATGAGCTGACGACAACAGTAGAAGACCAGGTTGTACCCTCACTAGAAGGAATTGAAGGCGTTGCTGACGTGCAAGTGTCAGGACAGCAAGTTCAGGAAGTTCAGATCGATTTTGACGAAGCTGCTTTAGAAGAGCGTGGGATGAATGTTGAGACAGTACAGAACTTAATCAAAGGTTCGGATGTTTCAATCCCGCTTGGGTTATATACTTTTGAAGATACACAAAAATCTGTCGTCATCGATGGGGAATTAACAACAGTTGAGGATCTAAGAAACCTAGAAATCCCTGCGATCCCTACGTCACAGGGATCGGCAGCACCACAAGGCCAGCCTTCTTCCCAAGGAGAAGCTCCGGAACAGGGGCAGGCATCTGGGGGAACGATGACGGCAGAACAGGCAGCCGAGGCCGGAATCCCAACTGTCCAGCTTCAGGAACTTGCCGAAATTGAAGTTGTCGGGCAGGCAGAGTCTATTTCCCGTACTAATGGGGAAGATTCGATTTCCCTGCAAATCGTAAAATCTCAAGAAGCTAATACTGTCGATGTCGTTAATTCAGTAAAAGAACAAACGGCAGAATTAAAAGAAGAACTCGCTGGAACAGAATTTATTTACTCTTTTGACCAAGGAGAGCCGATTGAAGAATCGGTTAGCACGATGTTGAACAAGGCGCTGTTTGGAGGATTATTCGCCGTTATCGTCATCCTCTTATTCTTGCGCAATTTCAGAACAACAGTCATTTCTGTGATATCGATTCCGCTTTCCTTATTAATAGCCGTCCTCATTCTTAAGCAGATGGATATTACATTAAATATTATGACATTAGGTGCCATGACGGTAGCTATAGGCAGGGTAGTAGATGATTCGATTGTTGTCGTAGAGAATATATACAGGCGAATGTCACTGTCTGATGAAAAGTTAAGAGGCAAAGACCTTGTTCGCTCCGCTACACGCGAAATGTTTATGCCGATCCTATCCTCGACGATTGTGACGATTGCCGTATTTTTACCGCTAGGACTAGTAGAAGGAACCGTTGGGCAAATCTTTTTACCGTTTGCTTTAACCGTTGTCTTCGCATTGCTTGCCTCCTTGCTTGTAGCCATTACTATTGTGCCGATGATGTCCCATTCATTATTGAAGCAAGGTAAAATGAAAAAAGTTGATCACGATCATAAAGATGGACGTTTAGTTAGAGTTTATCGAGCACTGCTAAATAGCACGTTAAATCACAAAATTATTTCATCGATGATTGCATTAGTGATTTTAGTTGGTAGTGTCGCTCTCGTACCGTTGGTAGGGGTGAGTTTCCTGCCTGCTCAAGAGCAGAAAATGATCATAGCCACATATAGTCCGGAGCCAGGTCAGACACTTGAGGATGTTGAAAATACCGCCATTGATGCCCAAGAATATTTTGAAGGCAGAGAAGGTGCAGAAACGATTCAATATTCTGTGGGTGGGGAAAATCCGATGAGCCCCGGTGCATCGAATCAAGCCGTATTCTTTGTGGAATATGATAGTGAAACCGAAAACTTTTCCTCAGAAAGTCAAATGGTGATTGATCACCTGCAAGAATCAACTGAAAAAGGAGAATGGTCATCCCAGGACTTCTCTTCTACAGGCTCAAGTAGTTCACTCGAACTTCTCGTTTATGGAGATAGCATTGACGAAATTGAACCTGTTGTAGAAGATGTTCAAAACGTTTTGTCTAAACAAGAGAATTTGACAGGAATTGATTCAAGCCTATCTGAATCATACGAGGAATACACACTCGTTGCTGATCATGGAAAATTAAGCGAACTTGGATTAACAGCAGGTCAGTTAGGTATGGAGTTGAGTCAAAATGGTGAACAGCCTGTACTCACAACGATTAAACAGGATGGTGAAGAGTTAAATGTGTATGTTGAAGTAGAGAAGGACAATTATGCAGGCATTAATGATATAACAGACCAGGAACTGCAAACTCCGACAGGTCAATCTGTTGCCATTAGTGAAGTGGTTGAGGTGGAGGAAGGAACAACAGCTGATACCATCACTAAAAAAAATGAACGCGTTTATGCCAGTGTCAGCGCCAAGATTACCACTGACGATATCGGCGCTGTGTCTGCTGATGTACAAAGTGAAATTGACGACCTTGAATTACCGCCTGGCATGGAAGTAACCATGGGCGGAGTCGCGGAGGATATTCAAGAATCCTTCACCCAGCTAGGGTTAGCGATGCTTGCAGCAATTGCGATCGTCTACCTCGTGCTCGTGATCTTCTTTGGCGGGGCCATGGCGCCGCTTGCCATTCTATTCTCGTTACCATTCACAATTATTGGTGCTGTATTAGGCTTACTTATTAGCGGAGAAACGATTAGCATTTCCGCCATGATCGGTGCCCTAATGTTAATTGGAATTGTCGTGACGAATGCGATTGTTTTAATAGACCGCGTGATTCATAGAGAAAAAGAAGGCTACACGACAAGAGAAGCATTAGTAGACGCCGGAATGACACGCCTGCGACCGATCCTTATGACTGCACTTGCCACGATCGGTGCCTTGCTGCCATTGGCTTTAGGCCTTGAAGGTGGATCAATTATTAGTAAAGGACTAGGGGTTACCGTAATCGGAGGGTTAACAAGTTCCACGTTGTTAACGTTGCTTATTGTGCCACTAGCCTATGAAGTATTAAGTAAGTTCCGTAAAAAGAAGAAAGTTAAAGCGTAG
- a CDS encoding threonine synthase produces MKDKFIDSGTGEEYTPSISEWRPQKGIFTLKPYHVEFPIEKIKGRGPSMWRYQEALPFEDQEPPSAITLGEGMTPLVSLDGRNPNILMKMDYLMPTGSFKDRGAAVLIAKAKELGVTSVIADSSGNAGTSIAAYCARANIDCHIYVPASTSEKKIAQIKAHGAELHKITGSREDTARAAIAHVKKEKLFYASHVYNPYFYEGTKTFAFEIWEQHNFCAPDTLILPVGNGTLLLGAYIGFKNLKQAGMIKRVPKIIAVQAEPCAPIAKAFHQNKAISAVENIGTQAEGIAIANPARGQQVISAVKDTEGTIITAPEAQIDSAIQELARKGFYVEPTTAATYAAFKKYRGNFLNKDDVTVLSLCGSGLKK; encoded by the coding sequence ATGAAAGACAAATTTATAGACTCAGGAACAGGGGAAGAGTACACACCCTCTATATCAGAGTGGCGTCCCCAAAAAGGAATCTTTACTCTAAAGCCATACCATGTCGAATTTCCTATAGAGAAGATTAAAGGTCGCGGTCCATCTATGTGGAGGTATCAGGAAGCACTACCATTCGAGGATCAGGAACCCCCCTCTGCCATCACACTTGGAGAGGGGATGACCCCACTCGTCAGCCTTGATGGACGCAATCCTAACATTCTGATGAAAATGGACTATCTTATGCCTACGGGTTCCTTTAAGGATAGAGGAGCAGCTGTTTTAATAGCGAAGGCTAAAGAACTTGGAGTGACATCAGTGATCGCTGATAGCAGCGGAAATGCGGGGACATCGATCGCTGCCTACTGTGCTCGGGCGAATATCGATTGTCACATCTATGTTCCGGCCTCCACTTCTGAAAAGAAAATCGCTCAAATTAAGGCACATGGGGCTGAATTGCACAAAATTACTGGTTCGCGTGAAGATACAGCGCGAGCCGCCATAGCTCATGTTAAAAAGGAAAAGCTTTTTTATGCGAGCCACGTGTATAATCCCTACTTTTACGAAGGGACGAAGACGTTTGCTTTTGAAATATGGGAACAACACAACTTTTGTGCGCCAGATACATTAATTCTTCCAGTTGGGAATGGGACACTGCTATTAGGAGCTTATATTGGCTTCAAGAACCTAAAACAAGCTGGAATGATCAAGAGGGTTCCTAAGATCATTGCTGTTCAAGCTGAGCCTTGCGCACCTATCGCCAAGGCCTTTCATCAAAACAAGGCCATTTCTGCTGTTGAAAATATTGGCACCCAAGCGGAAGGAATTGCGATCGCAAATCCAGCTAGGGGGCAACAAGTCATTTCTGCTGTAAAAGATACAGAGGGTACGATCATTACAGCACCAGAGGCTCAAATTGATTCAGCAATACAGGAGCTAGCTAGGAAGGGTTTTTATGTGGAACCGACAACGGCCGCTACGTATGCCGCATTCAAAAAATATAGGGGAAACTTTTTAAATAAAGATGATGTTACTGTCCTATCACTATGCGGTTCAGGTTTAAAGAAATAA
- a CDS encoding NAD(P)/FAD-dependent oxidoreductase translates to MHRYDVAIIGSGLSGIIAAQKLHQSNSKVLLLEKDPRVGGRLATRKFSKGKVDYGAQFFTVRSDELNQEVQDWLEKGWVKQWFGEDYPRYTSVAGMQEFSRCLAANLPLFLSRNVSYINDQGSYFLLGDEEGRVYESEQVICTMPAPQTLSLLANSPVRVAHTAQHALRALTYKSTYVGLFQFDQPTVFPENGHMDKNLPLGVERMVDHQKKGISSEAIVSIYMTADWSVNHDEEKDILELVRNKTASYLDFQTLVSQQLETWRYAQSADTYPQSFLQLDKEGRIFAVGDAFLRADDQAGRTRFESAFLSGYDIASHLRA, encoded by the coding sequence ATGCATAGGTATGATGTTGCAATTATTGGATCGGGTTTATCGGGGATTATTGCGGCACAAAAACTACATCAATCCAATTCCAAGGTACTCCTTTTGGAAAAAGATCCGCGTGTAGGAGGCAGGCTTGCGACAAGGAAATTTTCTAAAGGTAAAGTAGATTATGGTGCACAGTTTTTCACTGTTCGATCGGATGAACTTAACCAAGAAGTTCAAGATTGGCTGGAAAAAGGCTGGGTGAAGCAGTGGTTTGGCGAGGATTATCCGCGGTATACCTCAGTAGCTGGAATGCAGGAATTCTCAAGGTGTTTAGCCGCAAATCTGCCGCTATTCCTTTCAAGAAACGTATCGTATATAAATGATCAGGGCTCCTATTTTTTATTAGGTGATGAAGAGGGAAGGGTCTACGAAAGTGAACAGGTAATATGTACAATGCCTGCTCCTCAAACCTTGAGCCTTCTTGCCAACAGCCCCGTCCGTGTTGCGCACACAGCGCAACATGCGTTAAGGGCGCTTACGTACAAATCTACATATGTAGGGCTTTTTCAGTTTGATCAGCCTACCGTTTTTCCAGAAAACGGCCACATGGATAAAAATCTGCCTTTAGGGGTGGAGCGGATGGTCGATCATCAAAAGAAAGGGATTTCATCAGAGGCGATCGTTAGTATTTATATGACGGCCGACTGGTCTGTGAACCATGACGAGGAAAAGGATATCCTCGAATTGGTGAGAAACAAGACGGCATCCTATCTAGATTTTCAAACTCTCGTTTCTCAGCAACTGGAAACATGGCGTTACGCGCAATCAGCTGACACGTATCCTCAATCCTTTTTACAGTTAGATAAAGAAGGGAGAATATTTGCTGTCGGAGACGCTTTCCTGCGAGCAGATGACCAAGCGGGGCGAACCCGATTTGAAAGTGCCTTCCTTTCTGGATATGATATAGCATCCCACTTAAGAGCTTGA
- the rarD gene encoding EamA family transporter RarD produces MLDDNKLGVIYTAGAYILWGFLPIYWKLIQEIPAFEILAHRIVWSFVFMMGIVLILKKWKPFVDESKRIWADKKSLIGVKLASITISINWLAYIWAVNNNHVVEASLGYYINPLVSILLGMIVLKETFSKPQWLAFILAASGVIYMTVHFGSVPWIALLLALSFGAYGLLKKLVSLNAMFGLTVETLIVSPIALTYLLRVQGPPPDIDFWSITTLIVFGSGVATAIPLLLFSAGAKRIPLSMVGFLQYFAPTIMLFLGVFLYNEPFTEVHLVSFTLIWAGLAVYTVSRMKRLRRYEGKTAQ; encoded by the coding sequence ATGTTGGATGATAATAAGCTCGGTGTAATATATACAGCAGGTGCATATATTTTATGGGGGTTTTTACCCATATACTGGAAATTGATACAAGAGATCCCCGCCTTTGAAATATTAGCTCACCGCATCGTTTGGTCTTTCGTATTTATGATGGGTATTGTGCTCATTCTAAAAAAATGGAAACCATTTGTCGATGAGTCGAAACGGATTTGGGCTGATAAAAAAAGTTTGATCGGGGTTAAGCTTGCTTCGATTACGATTAGTATTAACTGGCTTGCATACATATGGGCAGTCAACAATAATCACGTAGTTGAGGCCAGTCTTGGCTACTATATCAACCCACTAGTCAGTATTCTGCTTGGAATGATCGTTTTAAAAGAAACGTTTTCAAAACCACAATGGCTCGCTTTCATTTTAGCGGCCAGTGGCGTGATTTACATGACCGTACATTTCGGTTCCGTGCCGTGGATCGCCTTACTACTGGCATTGAGCTTCGGGGCTTACGGTTTACTGAAAAAACTCGTTTCATTGAATGCGATGTTTGGCTTAACGGTTGAGACACTAATCGTTTCCCCCATAGCACTCACTTATCTTTTGCGTGTTCAAGGACCGCCTCCGGATATCGACTTCTGGTCAATAACGACACTAATCGTATTTGGATCAGGGGTCGCTACGGCTATTCCGCTACTGCTGTTCTCAGCAGGTGCCAAGCGAATACCGCTCTCAATGGTAGGCTTTCTACAATACTTCGCTCCTACGATCATGCTGTTTCTCGGCGTCTTTCTTTATAATGAACCATTTACAGAGGTGCACCTTGTATCCTTTACGTTAATTTGGGCGGGACTTGCCGTATATACAGTTTCTAGAATGAAACGGTTGCGCAGATATGAAGGTAAAACAGCTCAATGA
- a CDS encoding FAD-dependent oxidoreductase yields the protein MSKNFKEWTKPEPMWRKNTKLDSFPVLKESTATTVTIVGGGITGITTAYMLAKEGKKVTLIEADELLNGTTGHTTAKVTAQHGLIYHELIKHFGEEGAALYFKAQEDAMATIEKHINDHSINCNWQREDAYLFATTEQGAKKLEREQKAYGRLEIAGEHFDDLPFDTETTRVLCMRNQAHFHPLRYLAYLLNEIIELGGEIYEHTKAVDVKEGKQVEVETGEGHTITSDYLITCSHFPFYDKGMYFSRMYAERSYVIAIEPEKEWTNGMYLSIDEPKRSIRSAVFDDKEILLIGGESHRTGEGNDMSFHYKALEEYAARTFGVKNKLFQWSTQDLTTLDKVPYIGPMTMNNDRIFVATGFRKWGMTNSAVAGQLLTDYVMGRESKYHSVFSPARFKADPSIKHFLTNNMNVAAHLVEGKVELVDKGPATLEEGQGTIVQWEGKRAGAYKDDKGELHLLDTTCTHLGCEVEWNSGEHTWDCPCHGSRFSYDGAVMEGPAKRPLEKIEFNDSEEVPMIPDDPEAFEESTDHQ from the coding sequence ATGAGTAAAAACTTCAAAGAGTGGACAAAGCCAGAACCAATGTGGAGGAAGAATACGAAGCTTGACAGTTTCCCGGTGCTCAAGGAATCGACAGCGACAACAGTCACGATTGTAGGTGGGGGGATTACAGGAATTACAACGGCCTACATGCTTGCTAAAGAGGGGAAAAAGGTTACCCTCATTGAAGCAGATGAACTATTGAATGGAACAACTGGCCATACAACAGCGAAAGTAACAGCTCAGCATGGTCTTATTTATCATGAACTCATTAAGCATTTTGGCGAAGAGGGAGCGGCTCTTTATTTCAAAGCACAAGAAGACGCCATGGCCACCATTGAAAAGCACATTAATGATCATTCGATAAACTGTAATTGGCAGCGTGAAGATGCCTATCTATTCGCGACAACAGAGCAAGGTGCCAAAAAGCTTGAAAGGGAACAGAAAGCGTATGGGCGGCTGGAAATTGCGGGGGAACATTTTGACGATCTTCCTTTCGACACGGAAACAACAAGGGTCCTGTGTATGCGTAATCAAGCACATTTTCATCCATTACGTTATTTGGCCTATCTCCTTAATGAAATCATCGAGCTAGGCGGTGAAATTTACGAACATACGAAAGCTGTGGATGTTAAAGAAGGAAAGCAAGTCGAAGTTGAGACGGGAGAGGGCCACACGATTACCTCTGATTACCTTATCACATGTTCACACTTCCCTTTTTACGATAAAGGGATGTACTTCAGCCGGATGTATGCTGAACGCTCCTACGTAATCGCCATCGAGCCTGAAAAAGAATGGACAAACGGGATGTATTTATCCATCGATGAACCTAAACGATCCATTCGATCTGCTGTATTTGATGACAAGGAAATTTTGTTGATTGGCGGCGAGAGTCATCGTACGGGTGAAGGAAACGATATGTCTTTTCACTACAAAGCGCTTGAAGAATATGCAGCGCGCACATTCGGGGTCAAAAATAAATTATTCCAGTGGTCAACCCAGGACTTAACGACATTAGATAAAGTTCCTTATATTGGACCGATGACGATGAATAACGATCGAATTTTTGTAGCGACAGGGTTTAGAAAATGGGGTATGACGAACAGCGCAGTTGCTGGTCAATTACTTACTGATTATGTAATGGGGCGAGAGTCCAAATATCATTCTGTCTTTTCACCTGCACGATTTAAAGCGGATCCGAGCATTAAGCATTTTCTTACCAATAATATGAATGTGGCTGCACATTTAGTCGAAGGAAAAGTAGAGCTTGTAGATAAGGGACCTGCCACCTTAGAAGAAGGTCAAGGAACCATCGTACAGTGGGAAGGCAAACGGGCAGGTGCTTATAAAGATGATAAAGGAGAGCTCCATCTTCTCGATACAACTTGTACACACTTGGGTTGCGAAGTGGAATGGAACAGTGGCGAGCATACATGGGATTGCCCTTGCCACGGTTCCCGTTTCTCATATGACGGAGCCGTTATGGAAGGACCGGCAAAACGCCCCCTTGAAAAAATCGAATTTAATGACAGTGAGGAAGTTCCCATGATTCCTGATGATCCGGAAGCTTTTGAAGAATCCACTGATCATCAATAG
- a CDS encoding PTS sugar transporter subunit IIA, producing MLKKLFGGNKSTEEQFVAPLSGKVVPLDDVPDPVFSQRMMGDGVAIEPTDGKVVSPVAGEIIQVFPTKHAVGIKTKSGIEVLVHIGLETVSMEGEGFEGHVKAGDDVQVGDSLVTFDPVLVSEKAKSTTTPVIITNFEDVVDHFEPSYSDTAAAGDTHIMTVKTK from the coding sequence ATGTTAAAAAAGTTATTTGGTGGAAATAAAAGTACAGAAGAACAGTTCGTTGCTCCATTGTCAGGAAAGGTTGTTCCCTTAGATGACGTTCCAGATCCTGTCTTCAGTCAAAGAATGATGGGGGACGGGGTAGCTATTGAACCAACAGATGGTAAAGTAGTCAGTCCTGTCGCAGGAGAAATTATTCAGGTTTTTCCGACGAAGCATGCGGTTGGCATTAAGACAAAATCGGGTATAGAAGTACTCGTTCATATCGGACTCGAAACGGTTTCAATGGAAGGCGAAGGATTTGAAGGGCACGTGAAGGCTGGCGATGACGTACAAGTGGGAGATTCTTTAGTGACCTTTGACCCTGTCCTTGTTAGTGAAAAGGCTAAGAGCACGACGACACCAGTCATTATTACTAATTTTGAGGATGTTGTAGATCATTTTGAGCCATCATACAGTGATACGGCAGCTGCCGGCGATACACATATCATGACAGTGAAGACGAAATAA